Proteins encoded by one window of Streptomyces sp. NBC_01477:
- a CDS encoding cytochrome c oxidase assembly protein — protein sequence MDHGGHGMHMDLPPFTLGRGLAFSSGDPFFLIGCVLLLALYGYAVLRLRRRGDRWPVGRTAAFAVGVLTIGVTMCTRLNDYGMVMFSVHMVQHMILSMLSPILLLLGAPVTLALRALPTAGRGRTGPRELLVKLLHSRYLRIITHPAFTIPLFIASLYGLYFSPLFDFLMRSEAGHIAMMVHFLAVGLLFFWPIMGIDPGPHRPGYVMRMLELFAGMPFHAFFGIAVMMASEPLVSTFRHPAASLGIDPLNDQTSAGGIAWAFSEIPSVIVLVALLFQWYTSEQRQARRQDRAADRDGDAELVAYNAYLASLEARGRG from the coding sequence ATGGACCACGGTGGACACGGCATGCACATGGATCTGCCGCCGTTCACCCTCGGCCGGGGCCTGGCCTTCAGCAGCGGCGACCCGTTCTTCCTGATCGGCTGCGTGCTGCTGCTCGCGCTGTACGGCTACGCGGTGCTGCGGCTGCGGCGGCGCGGCGACCGCTGGCCGGTGGGGCGTACGGCCGCGTTCGCCGTCGGGGTGCTGACCATCGGCGTGACGATGTGCACCCGGCTCAACGACTACGGCATGGTCATGTTCAGCGTGCACATGGTGCAGCACATGATCCTCAGCATGCTCTCGCCGATCCTGCTGCTGCTCGGCGCGCCGGTGACGCTGGCGCTGCGGGCGCTGCCGACCGCCGGCCGGGGCAGGACCGGGCCGCGCGAGCTGCTGGTGAAGCTGCTGCACAGCAGGTACCTGCGGATCATCACGCATCCGGCGTTCACCATCCCGCTGTTCATCGCGAGCCTGTACGGGCTGTACTTCTCGCCGCTGTTCGACTTCCTGATGCGCAGCGAGGCCGGGCACATCGCGATGATGGTGCACTTCCTCGCGGTGGGGCTGCTGTTCTTCTGGCCGATCATGGGCATCGACCCGGGACCGCACCGGCCCGGCTACGTCATGCGGATGCTGGAGCTCTTCGCCGGGATGCCCTTCCACGCCTTCTTCGGCATCGCGGTGATGATGGCGAGCGAGCCGCTGGTGAGCACGTTCAGGCACCCGGCGGCGTCACTGGGCATCGATCCGCTCAACGACCAGACGTCGGCGGGCGGTATCGCCTGGGCGTTCAGCGAGATCCCGTCGGTGATCGTGCTGGTGGCGCTGCTCTTCCAGTGGTACACCTCCGAGCAGCGGCAGGCCCGCCGCCAGGACCGGGCGGCCGACCGGGACGGCGACGCGGAGCTGGTGGCGTACAACGCGTATCTGGCCTCGCTGGAGGCGCGCGGGCGCGGCTGA
- a CDS encoding 6-phosphofructokinase: MRIGVLTSGGDCPGLNAVIRSVVHRAVVDHNDEVIGFHDGWRGLLECDYRKLDLDAVSGILARGGTILGSSRVQPAHLRGGVEQARGHVADLGLDAIIPIGGEGTLKAARLLSDAGLPIVGVPKTIDNDISSTDVTFGFDTAVTVATEALDRLKTTAESHQRVLIVEVMGRHTGWIALHSGMAAGAHAIVVPERPFDIAELTAVVGKRFAAGKKFAIVVVSEGAKPREGTMEFSSGATDVYGHERFSGVANQLSVELEERLGKEARPVILGHVQRGGTPTAYDRVLATRFGWHAVEAVHHGRFGMMTALRGTDITLVPLADAVQHLKTVPAERYTEAECVL, translated from the coding sequence ATGCGTATTGGTGTACTGACCAGCGGCGGCGACTGCCCCGGGCTGAACGCCGTCATCCGGTCCGTGGTGCACCGCGCCGTCGTGGACCACAATGACGAGGTCATCGGCTTCCACGACGGGTGGAGGGGCCTGCTCGAATGCGACTACCGCAAGCTCGACCTCGACGCGGTGAGCGGCATCCTGGCACGCGGCGGGACCATCCTGGGCTCGTCCCGGGTGCAGCCCGCGCATCTGCGCGGCGGTGTCGAGCAGGCCAGGGGCCATGTGGCCGACCTCGGCCTCGACGCGATCATCCCGATCGGCGGTGAGGGCACCCTCAAGGCGGCCCGGCTGCTGTCGGACGCCGGCCTGCCGATCGTCGGAGTGCCCAAGACCATCGACAACGACATCTCCTCGACCGATGTCACCTTCGGCTTCGACACCGCCGTGACGGTGGCCACCGAGGCGCTCGACCGGCTCAAGACCACCGCCGAGTCGCACCAGCGGGTGCTGATCGTGGAGGTCATGGGGCGGCACACCGGGTGGATCGCGCTGCACTCGGGCATGGCGGCCGGCGCGCACGCGATCGTGGTGCCCGAGCGGCCCTTCGACATCGCCGAGCTGACCGCGGTGGTCGGCAAGCGCTTCGCGGCCGGCAAGAAGTTCGCGATAGTGGTGGTCTCCGAGGGCGCCAAGCCGCGCGAGGGCACCATGGAGTTCTCCTCGGGCGCCACCGACGTCTACGGGCACGAGCGGTTCAGCGGTGTCGCCAACCAGCTGTCGGTCGAGCTGGAGGAGCGCCTGGGCAAGGAGGCGCGCCCGGTGATCCTCGGCCATGTGCAGCGCGGCGGCACCCCCACCGCGTACGACCGGGTGCTGGCCACCCGCTTCGGCTGGCACGCGGTGGAGGCCGTGCACCACGGGCGTTTCGGCATGATGACCGCGCTGCGCGGGACCGACATCACCCTGGTGCCGCTGGCCGACGCGGTGCAGCACCTCAAGACCGTTCCGGCCGAGCGCTACACCGAGGCCGAGTGCGTCCTGTGA
- a CDS encoding type 1 glutamine amidotransferase: protein MSESSLRLVWVYPDLLSTYGDQGNALVVERRALQRRVPVTRVDVRSDHAIPTSGDIYLIGGGEDRPQRLAAERLRRDGGLNRAVANGAIVFSVCAGYQILGHEFINDLGRPEPGLGLLDVVSTRGEGERCVGDVLADIDPHLGLPPLTGFENHQGITHLGPTARPLARLRVGRGNGTGDGTEGAFNDTVFGTYMHGPVMARNPHIGDLLIKLALDVNALPPVDDQWYDALRAERIAAAVQPA from the coding sequence ATGAGTGAGTCCAGCCTGCGCCTGGTGTGGGTCTACCCCGACCTGCTGAGCACCTACGGCGACCAGGGCAACGCGCTGGTGGTGGAGCGCAGGGCGCTCCAGCGCCGGGTGCCGGTGACCCGGGTGGACGTCCGCTCCGACCACGCCATCCCGACCTCGGGCGACATCTACCTGATCGGCGGCGGCGAGGACCGCCCGCAGCGGCTCGCGGCCGAACGGCTGCGCCGCGACGGCGGGTTGAACCGGGCGGTGGCCAACGGCGCGATCGTCTTCTCGGTGTGCGCCGGCTACCAGATCCTCGGCCACGAGTTCATCAACGACCTGGGCCGCCCCGAGCCGGGCCTGGGCCTGCTGGACGTGGTGAGCACCCGCGGCGAGGGCGAGCGGTGCGTCGGCGACGTCCTGGCCGACATCGACCCGCACCTCGGGCTGCCGCCGCTGACCGGCTTCGAGAACCACCAGGGCATCACCCACCTCGGGCCGACCGCCCGCCCGCTGGCCCGGCTGCGGGTCGGCCGGGGCAACGGCACCGGGGACGGCACCGAGGGCGCGTTCAACGACACGGTCTTCGGCACCTACATGCACGGCCCGGTGATGGCCCGCAACCCGCACATCGGGGACCTGCTGATCAAGCTGGCGCTCGATGTCAACGCGCTGCCGCCGGTGGACGACCAGTGGTACGACGCGCTGCGCGCCGAGCGGATCGCGGCAGCGGTGCAGCCCGCCTGA
- a CDS encoding MurT ligase domain-containing protein, with translation MAGNSEPLSPRAKLAVTAGKAAAAVSRAAGKGSGSVIGGKVALRFDPDLLARLARHLDVVLVSATNGKTTTTRLLAEALRAGGPVVSNALGANMPAGITSALAGGSDARFGVIEVDEKYLAGVARDVAPKAIALLNLSRDQLDRAAETRMLAEKWREGLAGSEAIIIANADDPLITWAASSSPTVVWVAAGQSWKDDAWSCPSCGGVLQRPGDDWFCGECGFRRPTPTWALSGDHVIDPYGVAWPIHLQLPGRANKSNAAVSAAVAAAFGIDPKVALERMFKVQAVAGRYDVVTFQQRELRLLLAKNPAGWLETFSLIDGPPTPVILSVNARGADGTDTSWLWDVDYPRLAGHPIMVIGDRKLDLAVRLEVAGLQFLVCANLDEAVRSAPPGRIEAIANYTAFQDLRRRVGN, from the coding sequence ATGGCAGGCAATTCGGAGCCGCTGTCGCCACGGGCGAAGCTGGCCGTGACGGCGGGCAAGGCGGCGGCGGCGGTGTCCCGCGCGGCGGGCAAGGGCAGCGGGTCGGTGATCGGCGGCAAGGTCGCGCTGCGTTTCGACCCCGACCTGCTGGCCAGGCTCGCCCGGCACCTCGACGTGGTGCTGGTGTCCGCCACCAACGGCAAGACGACCACCACCCGGCTGCTCGCCGAGGCGCTGCGGGCCGGCGGCCCGGTGGTCTCCAACGCCCTCGGCGCCAACATGCCGGCCGGCATCACCTCCGCGCTGGCCGGCGGCTCGGACGCCCGCTTCGGCGTGATCGAGGTGGACGAGAAGTACCTCGCCGGTGTCGCCAGGGACGTCGCCCCCAAGGCCATCGCCCTGCTGAACCTGTCGCGCGACCAGCTCGACCGGGCCGCCGAGACCCGGATGCTCGCCGAGAAGTGGCGCGAGGGCCTGGCCGGGTCCGAGGCGATCATCATCGCCAACGCGGACGACCCGCTGATCACCTGGGCGGCCTCCTCCAGCCCCACCGTGGTGTGGGTCGCGGCCGGCCAGTCGTGGAAGGACGACGCCTGGTCCTGCCCGTCCTGCGGCGGGGTGCTCCAGCGCCCCGGCGACGACTGGTTCTGCGGCGAGTGCGGCTTCCGCCGCCCCACCCCGACCTGGGCGCTGTCCGGTGACCATGTCATCGACCCCTACGGTGTCGCCTGGCCGATCCACCTCCAGCTGCCGGGCCGGGCCAACAAGTCCAACGCCGCCGTGTCGGCCGCCGTCGCCGCCGCCTTCGGTATCGACCCCAAGGTCGCCCTCGAGCGGATGTTCAAGGTGCAGGCGGTCGCCGGGCGCTACGACGTGGTGACCTTCCAGCAGCGCGAGCTGCGGCTGCTGCTGGCGAAGAACCCGGCCGGGTGGCTGGAGACGTTCTCGCTGATCGACGGCCCGCCCACGCCGGTGATCCTGTCGGTGAACGCGCGCGGCGCCGACGGCACCGACACCTCCTGGCTGTGGGACGTGGACTACCCGCGGCTGGCCGGCCACCCGATCATGGTGATCGGCGACCGCAAGCTCGACCTGGCCGTACGCCTGGAGGTCGCGGGGCTGCAGTTCCTCGTGTGCGCCAACCTCGACGAGGCGGTCCGGTCCGCACCGCCCGGCCGGATCGAGGCGATCGCCAACTACACCGCCTTCCAGGACCTGCGCCGCCGCGTCGGCAACTGA
- a CDS encoding TetR family transcriptional regulator — protein METGQRQDQQAATQRRRTELLEAAERVVLRDGPEASMNAIAAEAGITKPILYRHFGDKSGLYRALAKRHTDALLATLRTALDSPGDRRDRVEATLHAYLSAIETRPQVYRFLMHPAETSSDEKGFDVGRHSVPLLRRMGEDLGEVIAERLDLGPDTRQVARVWGHGIVGMMYAAGDWWLGERPLSRDLLVRHLADLLWGRLAEAGDRAGSPGL, from the coding sequence GTGGAGACCGGACAGCGGCAGGACCAGCAGGCGGCCACGCAGCGGCGGCGTACGGAACTGCTGGAGGCCGCCGAGCGGGTGGTGCTGCGGGACGGCCCCGAGGCGTCGATGAACGCCATCGCGGCCGAGGCCGGGATCACCAAGCCCATCCTCTACCGGCACTTCGGCGACAAGAGCGGCCTGTACCGGGCGCTGGCCAAGCGGCACACCGACGCCCTGCTGGCCACCCTGCGCACCGCGCTGGACTCCCCCGGCGACCGCAGGGACCGGGTCGAGGCGACGCTGCACGCCTATCTGTCGGCCATCGAGACCCGTCCGCAGGTCTACCGCTTCCTGATGCACCCCGCCGAGACCTCCTCCGACGAGAAGGGCTTCGACGTCGGACGGCACTCCGTCCCGCTGCTGCGGCGGATGGGCGAGGACCTCGGCGAGGTCATAGCGGAACGCCTCGACCTCGGCCCCGACACCCGCCAGGTGGCCCGGGTCTGGGGGCACGGCATCGTCGGGATGATGTACGCGGCGGGCGACTGGTGGCTCGGCGAGCGGCCGTTGTCGCGCGACCTGCTGGTGCGCCACCTGGCCGATCTCCTGTGGGGCCGGCTCGCCGAGGCGGGCGACCGCGCGGGCAGCCCCGGCCTGTGA
- a CDS encoding acyl-CoA dehydrogenase family protein — protein sequence MGDFTLDLNDDQRSVRDWIHGFAADVMRPAAAEWDEREETPWPIIQEAAKIGLYSLDFYAQQFFDPTGLGIPMTMEELFWGDAGIALSIVGTGLAAVGVLANGTEEQIGTWVPQMYGDADDVKVAAFCSSEPDAGSDVGAMRTRAVFDEATGEWVLNGTKTWATNGGIANVHVVVAVVDPALGTRGHASFIVPPGTPGLSQGQKFKKHGIRASHTAEVVLDGVRVPGDCLLGGKDKLDERLARARERAAAGGTGAAERGKNAAMATFEASRPAVGAMAVGTARAAYEYALEYATGREQFGRPIIDNQGVAFQLADMRTQIDAARLLVWRASWMATAGRPFTSAEGSMSKLFASETAKKVTAQAVQILGGNGFTREYPVERMHRDSAIYTIFEGTSEIQRLVIARTLSGVPIR from the coding sequence ATGGGCGACTTCACGCTCGATCTCAACGATGACCAGCGGTCGGTGCGCGACTGGATCCACGGCTTCGCCGCCGACGTGATGCGCCCCGCCGCGGCCGAGTGGGACGAACGCGAGGAGACCCCGTGGCCCATCATCCAGGAGGCCGCCAAGATCGGCTTGTACTCGCTGGACTTCTACGCCCAGCAGTTCTTCGACCCCACGGGCCTCGGCATCCCGATGACGATGGAGGAGCTGTTCTGGGGTGACGCCGGTATCGCCCTGTCCATCGTCGGCACCGGGCTGGCCGCGGTCGGCGTGCTGGCCAACGGCACCGAGGAGCAGATCGGCACCTGGGTCCCGCAGATGTACGGCGACGCCGACGACGTCAAGGTCGCCGCCTTCTGCTCCTCCGAGCCCGACGCCGGCTCCGACGTGGGCGCGATGCGCACCCGCGCGGTCTTCGACGAGGCCACCGGGGAGTGGGTGCTCAACGGCACCAAGACCTGGGCCACCAACGGCGGCATCGCCAACGTCCACGTGGTCGTCGCGGTGGTCGACCCCGCCCTCGGCACCAGGGGCCACGCGTCCTTCATCGTGCCGCCCGGCACCCCCGGCCTGTCGCAGGGCCAGAAGTTCAAGAAGCACGGCATCCGCGCCTCGCACACCGCCGAGGTGGTACTCGACGGCGTACGCGTCCCCGGCGACTGCCTGCTCGGCGGCAAGGACAAGCTCGACGAGCGGCTGGCCCGCGCCCGTGAGCGGGCCGCGGCCGGCGGCACCGGGGCGGCCGAGCGGGGCAAGAACGCCGCGATGGCCACCTTCGAGGCCTCGCGCCCCGCGGTCGGCGCGATGGCGGTCGGCACCGCGCGGGCCGCGTACGAGTACGCCCTCGAATACGCCACGGGACGCGAGCAGTTCGGCCGTCCGATCATCGACAACCAGGGTGTCGCCTTCCAGCTCGCCGACATGCGCACCCAGATCGACGCGGCCCGGCTGCTGGTCTGGCGGGCCTCCTGGATGGCGACCGCGGGCAGGCCGTTCACCTCGGCCGAGGGGTCGATGTCCAAGCTGTTCGCCAGCGAGACCGCCAAGAAGGTCACCGCCCAGGCCGTCCAGATCCTCGGCGGCAACGGCTTCACCCGGGAGTACCCGGTCGAGCGGATGCACCGGGACAGCGCGATCTACACCATCTTCGAGGGCACCAGCGAGATCCAGCGGCTGGTCATCGCCAGGACGCTGTCCGGCGTGCCCATCCGCTGA
- a CDS encoding FUSC family protein — MTWLRALRETARSGLRVERTRLEPLVALRAACGVAIVIGLALWLWSPPVAASSAFGAFAAGMATFQRSWRPRPVLALAAGAGLAVSTFLGYLAASHVVLFVLLLAVWAFAAGMAWALGPTTGVVSALTVAVMLVTVTLPTSVLSALQHAALVGLGALVQAALIVVFPIRRWGAQRDALADAFAAEADFARRLRHDPKAPFDPEPLMTARSAAEVTARQARRRPEELHGNRVLAERIRPVLASLADPRVGAAAEGPERDRAREVLAVAASVLDAVARAIRQGGPVRVPERADALLRADDAPGAELTGAARRSATRLVSLLSAAVERAEGSGPSDATGTAHLLRPSAGELLPTAVRTVRRQVRWDSPVLRHALRLSAVAAVGYLIGAALPLGHGYWAPMASVMVMRPDFTQTYERGVARFAGSLVGVALATGITQVAHPGTYTFAALAVVSIGLMYLLLRSGYVVAQACVGAYVVFLLAMGGTQLEQTVRDRVLLTLLGGVLAMAAYAVFPAWETPRLRDRLAEWTEATAGYVAAVMYAHAEPSRRRPGAVRRALLDLRAAGAAWDQAVSRADAEPVRHRGLSRSAVRDADAALSAVGRVGLLMEAHQPAGDAPPVPEAARFAATLRRATAVAADEVRQRRAPDWSALRAELDRWPSDPAGDRVVRRGAALLVDTLDELAEALRPRSAGRRHPAGGSGRPMPRRARRAGLRWWT, encoded by the coding sequence ATGACGTGGTTGCGCGCGCTGCGGGAGACCGCCAGGTCGGGCCTGCGGGTCGAACGGACCCGTCTTGAGCCGCTGGTGGCGCTGCGAGCGGCGTGCGGGGTCGCGATCGTCATCGGTCTGGCGCTGTGGCTGTGGTCGCCGCCGGTCGCGGCCTCGTCGGCCTTCGGCGCGTTCGCCGCCGGCATGGCCACCTTCCAGCGCAGCTGGCGTCCGCGGCCGGTGCTGGCGCTGGCCGCCGGTGCGGGGCTGGCGGTCAGCACCTTCCTCGGCTACCTGGCCGCGTCGCACGTGGTGCTGTTCGTCCTGCTGCTGGCGGTCTGGGCGTTCGCGGCCGGCATGGCGTGGGCGCTCGGCCCGACCACCGGCGTGGTCTCGGCGCTGACGGTCGCGGTGATGCTGGTGACGGTCACCCTGCCGACCTCGGTGCTCAGCGCGCTCCAGCACGCGGCGCTGGTCGGGCTCGGCGCGCTGGTGCAGGCGGCGCTGATCGTGGTCTTCCCGATCCGGCGCTGGGGCGCGCAGCGCGACGCGCTGGCCGACGCCTTCGCGGCCGAGGCGGACTTCGCGCGCCGGCTGCGGCACGACCCGAAGGCGCCGTTCGACCCCGAGCCGCTGATGACCGCGCGCAGCGCCGCCGAGGTGACCGCGCGGCAGGCCAGGCGGCGGCCCGAGGAGCTGCACGGCAACCGGGTGCTGGCCGAGCGGATCCGCCCGGTGCTCGCCTCGCTGGCCGACCCGAGGGTGGGCGCCGCGGCCGAGGGTCCCGAGCGGGACCGGGCGCGCGAGGTGCTGGCGGTGGCGGCGAGCGTGCTGGACGCGGTGGCCCGGGCGATCAGGCAGGGCGGCCCGGTGCGGGTGCCCGAGCGGGCCGACGCGCTGCTGCGGGCCGACGACGCGCCGGGCGCGGAGCTGACCGGCGCCGCCCGCAGGTCGGCCACCCGGCTGGTGTCGCTGCTGAGCGCCGCGGTGGAAAGGGCCGAGGGCTCCGGCCCCTCCGACGCGACCGGCACCGCGCATCTGCTGCGCCCGTCGGCCGGCGAGCTGCTGCCGACCGCGGTGCGGACCGTACGCCGTCAGGTCCGCTGGGACTCGCCGGTGCTGCGGCACGCGCTGCGGCTGTCGGCGGTGGCCGCGGTCGGCTACCTCATCGGGGCGGCGCTGCCGCTGGGGCACGGCTACTGGGCGCCGATGGCCTCGGTGATGGTGATGCGGCCCGACTTCACCCAGACCTACGAGCGCGGGGTGGCCCGCTTCGCCGGGTCGCTGGTGGGTGTCGCGCTGGCCACCGGGATCACCCAGGTCGCGCACCCGGGCACGTACACCTTCGCCGCGCTCGCGGTGGTCAGCATCGGGCTGATGTATCTGCTGCTGCGCAGCGGCTACGTGGTCGCGCAGGCCTGCGTGGGCGCCTACGTGGTCTTCCTGCTGGCCATGGGCGGTACGCAGCTGGAGCAGACGGTGCGCGACCGGGTGCTGCTGACCCTGCTGGGCGGGGTGCTGGCGATGGCGGCCTACGCGGTCTTCCCGGCCTGGGAGACACCGCGGCTGCGGGACCGGCTCGCGGAGTGGACCGAGGCGACGGCCGGCTACGTGGCCGCGGTGATGTACGCGCACGCCGAGCCCTCGCGGCGCCGCCCCGGCGCGGTGCGCCGGGCGCTGCTGGACCTGCGGGCGGCGGGCGCGGCCTGGGACCAGGCGGTGAGCCGGGCGGACGCGGAGCCGGTCAGGCACCGCGGGCTGTCGCGCAGCGCGGTGCGGGACGCGGACGCGGCGCTGTCGGCGGTGGGCCGGGTGGGGCTGCTGATGGAGGCGCACCAGCCGGCCGGGGACGCGCCGCCGGTGCCGGAGGCGGCGCGTTTCGCGGCGACGCTGCGCCGGGCGACCGCGGTGGCGGCCGACGAGGTCAGGCAGCGCCGGGCACCGGACTGGTCGGCGCTGCGCGCCGAGCTGGACCGCTGGCCGTCGGACCCGGCGGGCGACCGGGTCGTACGCCGCGGCGCGGCGCTGCTGGTCGACACGCTGGACGAGCTGGCCGAGGCGCTGCGCCCCAGGTCGGCGGGCCGGCGCCATCCGGCGGGCGGTTCGGGGCGACCCATGCCACGGCGGGCCCGGCGGGCGGGTCTACGCTGGTGGACCTGA
- a CDS encoding winged helix-turn-helix domain-containing protein, protein MSNLPSVTSLPSHPALAAARQRLRAVRPDEVPPAPDFLPPGATWLPAPGHVLPAVAGGAPMVGYLVLVPAEPGAAVPPPVADTPLAPAHGVRIDEDRRTAAVDDRQLDLTYLEFELLAHLVAHPHRVHSRDQLVTTVWGYGHVGDGRTVDVHIARLRRKLGAEHRGSIVTVRRVGYKYAPAQVDRSQPGATARR, encoded by the coding sequence ATGTCGAACCTGCCTTCCGTCACCTCCCTGCCCTCGCACCCCGCACTCGCCGCCGCCCGGCAGCGGCTGCGCGCGGTACGCCCCGACGAAGTGCCGCCCGCCCCCGACTTCCTGCCGCCCGGCGCCACCTGGCTGCCCGCGCCCGGGCACGTCCTGCCCGCGGTCGCGGGGGGCGCCCCGATGGTCGGCTACCTGGTGCTGGTGCCCGCGGAGCCGGGCGCCGCCGTCCCGCCGCCCGTCGCCGACACCCCGCTCGCTCCCGCGCACGGGGTGCGGATCGACGAGGACCGCCGTACCGCCGCGGTGGACGACCGCCAGCTCGACCTGACCTACCTGGAGTTCGAGCTGCTGGCGCACCTGGTGGCCCACCCGCACCGCGTGCACTCCCGCGACCAGCTGGTCACCACCGTGTGGGGGTACGGCCACGTGGGCGACGGCCGGACGGTCGACGTGCACATCGCCCGGCTGCGCCGCAAGCTCGGCGCGGAGCACCGCGGCAGCATCGTGACCGTGCGCCGGGTCGGCTACAAGTACGCCCCGGCGCAGGTCGACCGCTCGCAGCCGGGAGCTACGGCACGACGGTGA
- a CDS encoding universal stress protein gives MDEQKSPPRFERGTDGPKVIVAGIDGSDSSWRAAAYAAGLARRQNALLALVYVQPYLPGGAALGVPVSEVDTGIAEQLVAEIRASVERLRGTFQVRWEFHTFRGDPYGGLAAAADQLTADAVVVGASERAGHRLVGSVAVRLVKAGKWPVTVVP, from the coding sequence GTGGACGAGCAGAAATCCCCCCCGCGTTTCGAACGCGGCACCGACGGGCCGAAGGTGATCGTCGCCGGAATCGACGGATCCGATTCGTCCTGGCGCGCCGCCGCCTATGCCGCCGGGCTCGCGCGCCGGCAGAACGCGCTGCTCGCCCTGGTGTATGTGCAGCCGTACCTGCCGGGCGGCGCCGCACTCGGCGTCCCGGTCTCCGAGGTGGACACCGGGATCGCCGAGCAGCTGGTCGCCGAGATCCGCGCGTCGGTGGAGCGGCTGCGCGGTACTTTCCAGGTGCGGTGGGAATTCCACACCTTCCGCGGCGACCCCTACGGCGGGCTCGCCGCGGCGGCCGACCAGCTCACCGCGGACGCGGTCGTGGTCGGCGCCTCGGAGCGGGCCGGCCACCGGCTGGTGGGCTCGGTGGCCGTCCGTCTGGTGAAGGCGGGCAAGTGGCCCGTCACCGTCGTGCCGTAG
- a CDS encoding SRPBCC family protein, giving the protein MSTSVFVSRPDTEVFDFLADARNLALWSSGVTSVDAAAVLPGRDAAYRYRYPGRRRPHELVTADFEPCRRIVFRGQRMWSPLGTQVPVYGFDLIPHGDGTMVRLSVTSCLSAALLLLAPVVAMAWRRDLPTDAGKFCDLLGGPVTAAAPPHGPPVPASGPSGGDPGAQGAPPRRGSPAPGGFDYAH; this is encoded by the coding sequence GTGTCCACGAGCGTGTTCGTGTCCAGGCCGGACACCGAGGTCTTCGACTTTCTCGCCGACGCCCGCAATCTCGCCCTGTGGAGTTCCGGGGTGACCTCCGTGGACGCGGCCGCCGTGCTTCCCGGCCGTGACGCCGCGTACCGCTACCGCTACCCGGGCAGGCGCCGGCCGCACGAGCTGGTGACCGCCGACTTCGAGCCGTGCCGCCGCATAGTCTTCCGCGGGCAGCGCATGTGGAGCCCGCTGGGCACGCAGGTGCCGGTCTACGGCTTCGACCTGATCCCGCACGGCGACGGCACGATGGTCCGGCTGTCCGTGACCAGCTGCCTGAGCGCCGCGCTGCTGCTGCTCGCCCCGGTCGTCGCGATGGCCTGGCGGCGTGACCTGCCCACCGACGCCGGCAAGTTCTGCGACCTGCTCGGCGGCCCGGTCACCGCCGCCGCGCCGCCGCACGGTCCGCCGGTGCCCGCCTCCGGCCCGTCCGGCGGCGACCCCGGCGCGCAGGGCGCCCCGCCGCGGCGCGGCTCACCCGCGCCGGGTGGATTCGACTACGCTCATTGA